The following coding sequences are from one Eleginops maclovinus isolate JMC-PN-2008 ecotype Puerto Natales chromosome 11, JC_Emac_rtc_rv5, whole genome shotgun sequence window:
- the LOC134872503 gene encoding potassium channel subfamily K member 4: MSPPSECEVDGLPSGYGSRDSILRPGAKKDWKRRRRGQLKRIDSCSSWDLVHTSPTEAGKGKQQPSFGLGGGSSMRCSTLLGILTGVLLYLVLGAVVFRALEAPREEGKHNQLQDTRRDFLLNFTCMGPEDLQNLIEEVVEAVGAGVDPSSNLTFVSQWDLASAFFFSGTIITTIGFGNISPKTEGGQLFCIFYALVGIPLFGILLAGVGDHLGTGLRKAIGKIETLFRKWRVSPTIVRVISAVLSILLGCLLFVALPIFVFQEVERWTLLESAYFVVITLTTVGFGDYVAGTQPSTVFFLATRDSGNEGSDHWYKPLVWFWILLGLAYFASILSMIGNWLRVLSKKTRAEMEELRAHATDWTQNIQNMSVDFRIAGKIDDPFKRRRRKRRHGPRSQGHSVSANGAPEGKGEQRESHTESGSYSSSSCSNESASESESDSQATQTDRVPEEKTATELKEEEALPDPHLSQPLDYFGENLAFIDESSDAQSGKLHLDPLIDTSKPDSARHRPPRRRRQRRPVPQRSPKINRSTNPDKMEPNGKPVPAVPVKPQD, encoded by the exons TGTCCCCTCCGTCAGAGTGCGAGGTGGACGGGCTCCCCAGTGGTTACGGATCCAGGGACTCCATCCTCAGGCCAGGAGCGAAGAAGGACTGGAAAAGACGAAGGCGTGGACAACTAAAGCGGATTGACAG ctgcagcagctgggaCCTAGTCCACACCAGCCCCACTGAGGCTGGGAAAGGGAAACAGCAGCCTTCATTCGGACTGGGAGGAGGTTCAAGCATGCGCTGCTCCACCCTACTCGGCATCCTCACGGGGGTGCTTCTCTACTTGGTGCTGGGAGCCGTGGTGTTCCGTGCTTTAGAGGCTCCACGAGAGGAGGGCAAGCACAATCAGCTGCAGGACACGCGTCGCGACTTCCTGTTGAACTTCACATGCATGGGCCCAGAAGACCTACAGAACCTCATAGAG GAAGTAGTGGAGGCCGTTGGTGCTGGTGTGGATCCCAGCAGCAACCTCACCTTTGTCAGCCAGTGGGATCTGGCCAGTGCCTTCTTCTTCTCAGGAACCATCATCACAACCATTG GCTTTGGAAACATCTCCCCCAAGACAGAAGGAGGGcagctgttttgtattttctacGCCCTGGTTGGAATTCCGTTGTTTGGTATCCTGCTCGCTGGAGTCGGAGACCATCTTGGTACTGGGTTGAGGAAAGCTATTGGCAAAATAGAGACTCTCTTCCGG AAATGGCGAGTAAGCCCGACCATCGTACGAGTGATCTCAGCCGTGCTCTCCATCCTGCTGGGATGCCTGCTCTTCGTTGCATTGCCTATATTTGTTTTCCAAGAGGTGGAGAGGTGGACTCTCCTGGAGTCGGCCTACTTTGTGGTTATCACCCTGACGACGGTGGGGTTTGGAGATTATGTTGCAGGTACACAACCATCCACAGTTTTCTTTTTAGCTACCA GGGATTCTGGAAATGAGGGAAGCGACCACTGGTACAAGCCTTTGGTGTGGTTCTGGATCTTGCTGGGTCTAGCCTACTTTGCCTCTATCCTGTCTATGATTGGTAACTGGCTTCGGGTTCTATCTAAGAAAACCAGAGCTGAG ATGGAAGAGCTTCGAGCCCATGCAACGGATTGGACTCAAAACATCCAGAACATGTCGGTGGACTTTCGCATTGCAGGAAAAATCGATGACCCCTTCAAGCGGCGTCGACGAAAGCGCCGCCACGGCCCTCGAAGCCAGGGTCACAGTGTGTCAGCTAACGGGGCCCCCGAAGGAAAAGGGGAGCAGCGTGAGAGTCACACAGAGTCCGGATCTTACTCTTCCTCATCTTGCTCTAATGAATCAGCgtctgaatcagaatcagactcTCAGGCTACTCAGACGGATCGAGTGCCCGAAGAAAAAACTGCAACAGAGCTTAAAGAGGAGGAGGCTCTTCCGGATCCCCACCTGTCTCAGCCTCTGGACTACTTTGGGGAGAACCTGGCCTTTATCGATGAGTCTTCAGATGCCCAGAGTGGGAAACTACACTTGGATCCTCTGATTGATACTTCAAAACCTGACTCTGCACGCCATCGTCCGCCCAGGAGGAGACGCCAAAGAAGACCTGTTCCCCAGAGAAGCCCCAAAATCAACCGCTCCACAAACCCTGACAAGATGGAGCCCAATGGAAAACCAGTTCCAGCTGTGCCAGTGAAGCCTCAGGATTGA